Proteins found in one Deltaproteobacteria bacterium CG11_big_fil_rev_8_21_14_0_20_42_23 genomic segment:
- a CDS encoding manganese ABC transporter ATP-binding protein, whose protein sequence is MKNPALSIQDLTVAYQRQPVLWNINLQLPKGELIGVVGPNGAGKSTLIKAVMGLLPMLSGEIKVFGEALKNQRHLIGYVPQRSSVDWDFPTNALDVVMMGRYGKLPLFKRPNEAHREFALQCLKKLGIADYANRQISQLSGGQQQRVFLARALAQEAQIYLMDEPFTGVDAATEQAIIVLLRELKEKGYTVVVVHHDLQSVPEYFDSVVLLNQRLVAFGPTAETFTEEKINTTYGGRLNMLARVSEQMAKI, encoded by the coding sequence ATGAAAAATCCAGCGCTCAGCATTCAAGATCTTACAGTTGCGTATCAACGCCAACCGGTCTTGTGGAATATAAATCTACAGTTACCAAAAGGTGAATTGATTGGTGTTGTTGGCCCTAACGGCGCTGGAAAGTCTACCTTGATTAAAGCCGTGATGGGCTTGCTTCCCATGCTTTCGGGAGAAATAAAAGTATTTGGAGAAGCACTCAAAAATCAACGACATCTCATTGGTTATGTTCCTCAGCGAAGCAGTGTTGATTGGGATTTTCCCACGAATGCGCTTGATGTGGTGATGATGGGTCGCTACGGAAAACTCCCACTTTTTAAACGTCCAAACGAAGCTCATCGAGAATTTGCGTTACAGTGTTTGAAAAAATTGGGAATAGCAGATTATGCCAACAGACAAATCAGTCAACTTTCTGGGGGACAGCAGCAGCGCGTGTTTCTTGCAAGAGCGCTTGCTCAAGAAGCTCAAATTTATTTAATGGATGAACCTTTTACAGGTGTTGATGCTGCTACCGAACAGGCGATTATTGTTTTGCTGCGTGAACTCAAAGAAAAAGGGTACACGGTTGTAGTGGTGCATCACGACTTGCAATCAGTTCCAGAATATTTTGATTCGGTGGTGTTGTTGAACCAGCGTTTGGTTGCGTTTGGTCCAACGGCAGAAACTTTTACTGAAGAAAAAATTAACACCACTTATGGCGGAAGATTAAATATGCTTGCTCGCGTAAGTGAGCAAATGGCGAAAATATAA
- a CDS encoding manganese transporter, protein MKKMFQLLMVFLIGVTLSCSSSSQQKAASKNEKRIVTPTQQIQVVATTGMVADAVKNVGGEYVQVVQLMGAGVDPHLYKASQGDIAKLENAEMIFYSGLNLEGKMGDIFVKMARFKPVVAVTEKIDHSLLREPPEFAGHFDPHVWFDVSLWTKTLEVIASELSQFDPEHSEFYQRQSKEYGKKLNELHAWVKTEMMRIPKTTRVLVTAHDAFGYFGQAYDVEVMGLQGVSTVSEFGLKDIQRLVEMLAVRKIPAVFVESSIPKRSIEAVVEGSKAKGHQLVIGGELYSDAMGSPGSDADNYIGMVKANVKTIRDALLFPASEQ, encoded by the coding sequence ATGAAAAAAATGTTTCAGCTTTTAATGGTTTTTTTAATAGGAGTGACGCTTTCGTGCTCAAGTTCATCCCAGCAGAAGGCAGCTTCAAAAAATGAAAAACGTATTGTAACGCCAACGCAACAAATTCAAGTTGTTGCTACAACAGGCATGGTTGCGGATGCGGTGAAAAACGTAGGCGGAGAATATGTGCAAGTTGTTCAGTTGATGGGCGCTGGCGTTGATCCTCACTTGTACAAAGCAAGTCAGGGTGATATTGCAAAACTCGAAAATGCAGAAATGATTTTTTACAGTGGACTTAACCTTGAAGGAAAAATGGGAGACATCTTTGTAAAAATGGCTCGATTCAAACCTGTTGTTGCAGTGACAGAAAAAATTGATCACTCGCTTTTGCGCGAGCCACCTGAGTTTGCTGGTCATTTTGATCCACACGTATGGTTTGATGTTTCATTATGGACTAAAACACTGGAAGTTATTGCAAGTGAGTTAAGCCAATTTGATCCCGAGCATAGCGAATTCTATCAACGCCAAAGTAAAGAGTATGGAAAAAAATTGAATGAACTTCATGCTTGGGTGAAAACTGAAATGATGCGCATTCCCAAAACTACGCGTGTGCTTGTCACGGCTCATGATGCCTTTGGATATTTTGGACAGGCGTATGATGTAGAAGTGATGGGCTTGCAAGGGGTGAGCACGGTTTCAGAATTTGGCTTGAAAGACATTCAGCGTTTGGTAGAGATGCTCGCCGTTCGAAAAATTCCCGCAGTCTTTGTTGAATCAAGTATTCCAAAGCGCTCTATTGAAGCGGTTGTAGAAGGTTCAAAAGCAAAAGGACACCAGCTTGTAATAGGGGGAGAACTTTACTCTGATGCCATGGGCAGCCCCGGGAGTGATGCAGATAATTATATTGGAATGGTCAAAGCAAATGTGAAAACAATTCGCGATGCATTGCTTTTTCCAGCAAGTGAACAGTAA